In the Longimicrobium sp. genome, one interval contains:
- a CDS encoding TonB family protein, with protein MKILSILLALVAAAPLAAQQPALPNNGPFTQPPQLLNRDEVQRLAEASYPAELKAQGFGGTPTVRLFVDADGTVKQVRLDRSSALPPLDSAALKVAEAMRFAPARDGDRPVHLWITLPVEFSLNLPTPTAVATPPRTANLYDVEREIGRVLNDRQLRHDRNPIVRIYVGADGVPQAFDLAEPSGDRGLDYAALRAAMKARFEPARDAAGQPVAVWVRVEVRPHR; from the coding sequence ATGAAGATCCTCTCGATTCTCCTGGCGCTCGTCGCGGCCGCTCCGCTCGCGGCGCAGCAGCCGGCGCTGCCGAACAACGGCCCGTTCACCCAGCCGCCGCAGTTGCTGAACCGCGACGAGGTGCAGCGGCTGGCGGAAGCCAGCTACCCGGCGGAGCTCAAGGCGCAGGGGTTCGGCGGCACGCCCACCGTGCGCCTGTTCGTGGATGCGGACGGAACGGTGAAGCAGGTCCGGCTGGACCGCTCCAGCGCCCTGCCGCCGCTGGATTCGGCGGCGCTGAAGGTGGCGGAGGCGATGCGCTTTGCCCCCGCGCGCGACGGCGACCGCCCGGTGCACCTGTGGATCACGCTGCCGGTGGAGTTCAGCCTGAACCTTCCCACGCCCACCGCGGTTGCCACGCCGCCGCGGACCGCCAACCTGTACGACGTGGAGCGCGAGATCGGGCGCGTTCTGAACGACCGCCAGCTCCGGCACGACCGCAACCCCATCGTCCGCATCTACGTGGGCGCCGACGGGGTGCCGCAGGCATTCGACCTGGCCGAGCCCAGCGGCGACCGCGGGCTGGACTACGCCGCCCTGCGCGCCGCCATGAAGGCGCGCTTCGAGCCGGCCCGCGACGCCGCCGGCCAGCCCGTCGCCGTGTGGGTGCGCGTCGAAGTCCGCCCGCACCGCTGA
- a CDS encoding tRNA (cytidine(34)-2'-O)-methyltransferase — MPLLPLADPLHVALYEPEIPPNAGNVARLCGATGTPLHLIGRLGFSFHHPKAKRAVMDYWDEVDYTHHVAWVDFEQAVAGRRVWMLSTKAERTLWNADFAPGDALLFGPESRGLPDDLLARDPSRCLRIPMRDGARSLNLATAVGIALYEAIRQVSR, encoded by the coding sequence ATGCCGCTCCTTCCGCTCGCCGATCCGCTGCACGTCGCCCTGTACGAGCCCGAGATCCCGCCGAACGCCGGCAACGTCGCGCGCCTCTGCGGGGCCACGGGCACGCCGCTGCACCTGATCGGCCGCCTCGGCTTCTCCTTCCATCACCCGAAGGCGAAACGCGCGGTGATGGATTATTGGGACGAGGTGGACTACACGCACCACGTCGCCTGGGTGGACTTCGAGCAGGCGGTCGCCGGCCGGCGCGTGTGGATGCTGTCCACGAAGGCCGAGCGCACGCTGTGGAACGCCGACTTCGCGCCCGGCGACGCGCTCCTCTTCGGCCCCGAGTCGCGCGGCCTCCCCGACGACCTGCTCGCGCGCGACCCGTCCCGCTGCCTGCGCATCCCCATGCGCGACGGCGCTCGCTCGCTGAACCTCGCCACGGCCGTCGGCATTGCGCTGTACGAGGCGATCCGGCAGGTGTCGCGCTGA
- a CDS encoding ABC transporter permease gives MTTLAMAADAPHHAPRVSPLRVFGALLRRDLRVARKELPAFLARTALQPILFVTVFGWMLPKMGFTNRGYTATLLPGVLAVSLAMAAVQAVSLPMVVDFAATREIEDRLLAPIPTWLVAVEKIVAGVLQGLVSALFVLPVARLIMGSIPGLTLSHAGEVVAVATLGAAAFSSMGLLLGTAVQPQHIGLMFSMIVAPMIFFGCTYYPWRGLDAVPVVKYLVLVNPLVYVSEGMRASLTPSAPHMPLAVVMAMLLVLTAGFGAIGLRTFHRRAIG, from the coding sequence ATGACGACACTCGCCATGGCCGCGGACGCGCCGCACCACGCGCCCCGCGTGAGCCCGCTGCGGGTGTTCGGCGCGCTGCTCCGGCGCGACCTGCGCGTGGCCCGGAAGGAATTGCCGGCGTTCCTGGCGCGAACGGCGCTGCAGCCGATCCTGTTCGTCACCGTGTTCGGGTGGATGCTGCCGAAGATGGGCTTCACCAACCGCGGCTACACGGCCACGCTGCTGCCCGGCGTGCTGGCGGTGAGCCTGGCGATGGCCGCGGTACAGGCCGTCTCCCTGCCGATGGTGGTGGACTTCGCCGCCACCAGGGAGATCGAGGACCGGCTGCTGGCGCCCATCCCCACGTGGCTGGTGGCGGTGGAGAAGATCGTCGCGGGGGTGCTGCAGGGGCTGGTCTCCGCGCTCTTCGTCCTCCCCGTGGCGCGGCTGATCATGGGGTCGATCCCCGGGCTCACGTTGTCGCACGCGGGCGAGGTCGTCGCGGTGGCCACGCTCGGCGCGGCGGCGTTCTCGTCGATGGGGCTGCTGCTGGGGACGGCGGTGCAGCCGCAGCACATCGGGCTGATGTTCAGCATGATCGTGGCGCCGATGATCTTCTTCGGCTGCACCTACTACCCGTGGCGCGGGCTCGACGCCGTCCCCGTGGTCAAGTACCTCGTGCTGGTCAACCCGCTGGTCTACGTCTCCGAGGGGATGCGCGCCTCGCTCACCCCGTCGGCGCCGCACATGCCGCTCGCGGTGGTGATGGCGATGCTGCTGGTGCTCACCGCCGGCTTCGGCGCCATCGGCCTGCGCACCTTCCACCGCCGCGCGATCGGCTGA